CATATGTCTTGGATTGTACGCCATTCCTTGAGGTCTTTAGTGAAATCAGGCAATGAAACGGCATTAGAGCTTATCGGACGCTTCTAGACATAGGTCTAGACACAGGTGTGAGAATATACTATAAATGGATTATGATTTAAAAAGCAACAAGTGTTAGGAGTAGCGTAATGCGACGAAAAAAAGAGGAAGCACAAGAAACGATTCGGAAGCTTATAGAGATAGGGAGAACCCATTTTACAGAAAAGGGCTTTGCCACTGCTTCACTAGAGGAAATTGTCCAAGAGGCTGCCATGACTCGTGGAGCGTTATATCATCATTTTGGCAGTAAAAAAGGTCTCTTTCAAGTGGTTATAGAACATATCCAAAGCGAGGTTGCAGAGCAAGTGGAAGTACAGGCTGCCCAAAGTGGTGAAGATATGTGGGAGCAGCTTCTATCGGGCTGTCGTGCCTTTATTACAACGGCTGTTGAACCACGTAATAGGAGAATTCTACTTATTGATGGGCCGGCTGTACTAGGCTGGGAGGAGTGGCGCAAAATGGATGAGCGTAATTCCATGCGTCTATTGCGTGGGCAGCTTGAGGAAATGCAGCAGAAAGGATATCTTAAAGAGGTGCCTTTGGTGGCTATGACACATGCATTATCTGGTGCACTGAATGAAATGTCTCTCTGGTTAGCCCAACTACCGGATTATGAGAGAGGTTTAGAAGAAGCATTGACCATTTTAAATCATTTGTTAAAAGGGTTTAAAAGTTAAAAAACAAAGCTATTTTGCTTCGTAAGGATACGAGGTTATAGAGGTGTCGCCAAGGTTGGTTTTCAAAACTTGGTGACATCTTTTTTGATAGTTTTTTAATTTCAAATTTAAATTAAAAAATAAATTTTCAGCTTCGAAATTTATGTATATAATTCCATTCTTAATGTAAATAATTATAGATATTTTGTAAGTTATAATTTACATTTGGAAAAAGATCATTTACAATGAATTCAAGGAGGTGGCGCGATGGGCGAGCTGAAAAATAGAGTTCGAGAGCTGCGGGCAAGAGATCGGCTCTCGCAGGGGCAATTAGCCGAGGTGATAGGCGTATCTAGGCAAACAATTGCAATGATTGAAAAGGGAGACTATTCGCCATCTGTTGTGATCGCATTAAAAATAGCTGACGTTTTCAAGGAACAGGTAGAGTCAGTGTTTATTTGGCAAGGTTACTAGTCGTACAGAACTCCAAATAACGATACCCAGAGTAAGAATAGCTAATAAAGCAAACAAAATGTCATATTCATAGATTACACTTAGCTTAAAGCTTAAACCACGGCCAAATGTTAAAAAAGCATAAGTAACAAAAAAACCAAGAACAGCAGCTAAAATAAAATATATGCCATTCATAAATTTACTCGTTATCTTTCCTGCCATCATATGTCCCTCCTCTAGTCTAGTTTTCCAACTGTCAGAGCAAACGACAGAGCATGATGATGATCTTAGCAAGCAAATCAGTGAAAAGGAATGGATGGTTAGCAAGCTACTCATTCTGACCTCTTTAAATACAATTCTGACCTTTGTATGGGCAACGTTAGCTGTAGGTTTAGCCTCTCAGGGGAATACTGATCCCGTTGCATATCATTTGGTAAACATTGTGCTATCGTTCCTTCTAATATTGATAACGAGTATGCAGTTTAAGAAAATTATGCACCAGTTCAATTTATTGTATCCAAATAAGCCAATCAATCTAGACGAAAAAAATGGGGATAGGGCTTATTTCGAAAAGCTGGATGAAGGTGAAAAGTGGATGGTTTATAAGGCGGCATTTAAGGCCTTTCAATCCTTAGATATCTTGTTTGTGATTGGAATCATTGTCTTGCTGGGCTACTCTATGCTCGTCCAATTTACACCACTACCAACTCTTGTCCTGACTCTAATCTGGCTGGGTGTGAAAATTATCTATTTTGTAGAAACATATAAATTTTATGGGAAGTTCACACGCTAAGAGAGGATCAGTGATAGGTCTGTAAAGTTGCCTATAACAAGCAAACCTATGAAACTATGAGAAAACTAGCACGTATAGTATGAATTGAGTTCTATAAACTAGCAAATGGGGAGGAAAAGACATGAATCAATCTAGCACGAAGCACATCTCTATGATTTGGTCTAAGACTGTTGTTGTAGCTCTACTAGCATTAGCTTTAGCGTTTTCTCCGATGGCTCAGAATATTGCCAGTGCCAATACGGGGACTGAACAGCCTAAGGCATTAACAACTAGCAGTGCAGAGGAATTTTTAGAGGAGTTTTTCTCAGCTGCCCATATTGAACCACAGTACATTGGGGCTTCAGTTGTCATAGTTAAGGATGGTCAGGTTTTGGCTGAAAAGGGCTATGGCTATGCTGATACAGCGGCACAATTAGAAGTGAATCCTCAGGAAACAACGTTTCGGGTGGCTTCTGTTTCCAAATCTATTAATGCTATAGCTGTAATGCAGTTAGTTGAACAAGGCAACATTGATTTGCAGGAGGATATTCGAGTGTATTTACCAAGCTTGACCTTCGATAATCCTTACTCAAAACCAGTCACAGTAGAGCATTTACTTGCTCATACAACCGGCTTTGAAATCCGTGATCCTAAGCCAGAGGATATTCATGGGGATCTTGAGCGAGTTGTTGGGATAGAGGAATATGTACATAAGCATATGCCTCCAGTTGTTCGTGAACCAGGTAGCTCCTATATGTACGATAACTTTGCGTCCTTACTTGCTGGTCTACTTGTAGAGGAAGTAAGTGGAGTACCTTATCAGGATTATATGGATGAACATGTATTTCAACCACTTGGGATGAACAACAGTGGATTTCTTTTAGAGGGAAGCTTGCTGGAGCAGTTAGCTACTGGTTATGATGCAGCGGGACAAGCCATGGAAGTATATACGGTCACTCCGACTGTTATGCCTCACGGTGGCATGATTTCTACAGCAGAAGACTTAGGGAAGTTTATGATCGCTTTTCTTAATGAAGGAGACAGTGAAGAGCTTCAGCTCAGTGCAGAATCAATCGAACTGATGCAGGAGTATCGTTCAGAAATTCACCCTCTATGGCCAGACACAACAAATGGCTTTGAAGCATCATTCCAATTTCCTTTGGCAGGAAGCTCTAGTGAGATATTGACAAAGGGTGGGGATCTGCCTGGGTTTAGCTCTTACTTATTTATGATACCTGAGGAGAATACAGGTGTATTTCTTACTTATAATCAGTCTGGAGTTCTACGCAACTTTTTTTATTCGGAGTTTATTTCTACATTTTTCCCACAGTATAGTGAGCCTGTAGATTTAGCTCCATTTCAGCCCCAATCTCCTGAACAATTGGAAAGATTGACGGGGTATTATGCAGACTTACGTCTTCGTAGCTTAGTAACAACGATCCAGGTTGGAGAAGATGGAGCTTTATCAATCTCTGACGGATTTCTGGGACCGAGGGCATTACAGCAGGTGGATGAGAATCTATTTGTAGACCCTATTTCTAACCAATTTGTAGCTTTCCAGGTTGACCAAAACGGAAAGGCAGAATATTTGAGGGAGCCTAACCTTAATCCTTATGGATACGCACAAAAGGGTGAAGAAGCCAAGGGCTTTAGTGATGTAAACGAACAACATCTATATGCTCCGTATATTCTACCGTTACAATCGTTAGGGTATTACCCAAATGACTCAAATCTAGCCTTTAATCCAGAGCATGTATTAACTAGAGGAGAATACGTTGAACAGTTGCTGACTGTAAGCGGTATTCCCGGTAGTCAGACGGAACAGATCGCTTTCCCTGATGTTGTTGGACATCCTAAAGCTAGTTACATCCAAATGGCCTATGAATTAGGAATGATTACAGGAGACGAGAAGGGGAACTTTGGTCCAGATCGAGTAATAACTCGTCAAGAAGCAGCAACGATGAATTGGAGACTTCTTCATTCCCAATACCCACCAGGTGCTTTTGATGAAATTCAATTAGCGGGAGAAGTAAGTGAGTGGGCTATTCCTGCGGTGCAAATGATGCTTGGTCTTGGATTACATGGGCCAGAGGTAGAGGCGAAGGAAGACGGATCAATAGATTTTCTAGCTAAAAAGGAATTAACTAAGCAGGAGGACGCTGCGATTCTATTTATGATGTTTACACAGCCAACGTACCTAATTGCTGAACAGTTAGTTACCTCACCTGCAGTAGATGGAGTAGATGAGGAAGAAGTAGAAGCATTAGAAGAAGATGCAGCGTAGTAGCATTTAAAGAATTAACTAAAATATAGTTTAAGAAGGCTGTATCTAGGCAGATTCATTTTAGCCAAGAATACAGCCTTCTTTCTATCATCATAAGCCTTTGAATCAATTTCTACAAAGCTTCTACGCAACTAAAGGTTGATGCTCTTAAATAATATTTAGCAACTACCCAATTAATAAATGATCCTCTGGATATCCAATCCTCGAAGCTCTCTTCTTCTGTGACAGGGCAAAGGCTAATGTTAGTGGTCCTAAGCGACCTACAAACATGGTAATCATCACGATGATTTTACCTATAGGACTTAATTCATTTGTTAATCCCATTGAAAGACCTGTAGTACTAAAGGCAGACGTAGCTTCAAATAAGATATCTAAGAAATGCTCTTCAAGCAAGTTTTCTGTGACGGTTAAAAGTAAAGCGACTATCAAGACACACGCTATAGAACTAATGACCACCGCCAAGGCACGCATGACTGTGTCTTGAGCAATCTTACGTTCAAATGCGTGAATTTGACCTCCACCTCTAAATGTATTTAACGTGGCTAGAATTAAAACCACAAACGTATTGACTTTAATCCCCCCACCAGTTCCTCCAGAAGCAGCTCCAATAAACATCAGAATGATGATGAAAAATTGAGAGGCAGTGAGCATTTGGCTAATATCCAATGTGTTAAAGCCTGCACTACGCGGGGTGACACTTTGAAAAAAAGCACTTGCTGATTGCTCGCCTAGACTGAGTGTACTGAAAGTAGCTGGATTCCAGCTTTCAAGGAGAAAGATGACCAAAAAGCCAGCAATCGATAATATTGCTGATGCGAGCAGAACGACCTTTGAGTGTAGGGATAGCTTTCTCCAGGATCGTTTACGGATAACATCAACTACAACGATATAGCCAAGTCCTCCAATGATGAATAAGGTGATAATTGTAAGATTCACAATTGGATCACCTACATATTGACTTAAACTATCCTCCCAAAGAGCAAAACCAGCGTTGTTAAAAGCTGAAATTGAATGAAATAGGGCATAGTAAATAGCCTGCCCTAAACCTAGATCAGCCTGCCATCTTAAAGTAAGAATAGCGGTCGCAATTGCTTCGAATACAAAGGCGATCAGAGCCATGTGCAAAGATAGCTTTACCATCCCTTGAGTAGAAGTAGACTGAGTAGTCTGCTGTAGAATCAAGCGCTGCCTGAGTCCTATTCTTTGCCCAAGTAGAATGGCGACCATGACCCCAAATGTCATAAAACCTAGTCCACCAATTTGAATTAAGATCATAATGACGACCTGACCGAATGTTGAAAAAGTACTTCCTGTATCAAGGACAACTAAGCCATTTACACAAACGGCTGAAACAGCCGTGAAGAAAGCGTCAAGTATACCCACGCTCTGACCAGAGCTAGCAGAGATGGGAAGAGCTAGTAATCCTCCTCCAACAAATATTAAGATCATAAAAACGATTAGGATAAATTGTGGAGGACTAATGTCTGATCTTATCCGTTTCATCACCTTGTTTAGAGGTTCATGTGTGCTCTTCGTATAGACTTCATCCTTATCGTTTGCGCTCATAGTCCTTCTCCAAGTGTCTTATTTCATCATTACTACCGATAATGAGCAAGATGTCTCCAGTATGTATCTCATCCTCCGCCTTCGGTGACACGTTGATATCCTGCTCTTTTTTTATAGCCATGATCGTACAGCCATAGTTAGCACGAATATTTAATTTCTTTAAGGATAATCCATCCATTGAAGGAGGGGCTTTAAGCTCAACAAGGTTATGTTCTGGTGAAAGCTCAATATAATCAATCAGATTGTTAGAGCTAATTTGATTCGCTAAGCGTGTACCCATATCACGTTCTGGATAAACGATTTGGTCGGCTCCTACCTTCTTTAGTACGCGTCCATGCATATCATTTTTTGCTTTCGCTATAACCGTAGGAATGTTCAGCTCTTTTAATAACAATGTGGTTAGAATACTTGACTGCAAATCCTCCCCAATGGAAACAATCGCATGAGTAAAATTGCTTGCTCCAAGCTCTCTTAGGACTGCCTCATCCGTGCAGTCTGCTTGCAGGGCGTGAGTCGCAACAGCTGCCATTTCTTGGACAGCGTGCTCGTCCTTGTCTACGGCTAAAACCTCGTGACCATTTGCGATTAATGTTTTTGTTAGGCTTGATCCAAAGCGACCGAGTCCAATCACCATAAATTGCTTTTTCATCCTTACACACTTCCGTTCCTAAAGAATTGAATCGTCATTCCTGAGACCATTTTATTAATGTTTTTATTTGAGAAGTATCTTATGCGATTTGTATAAGGATGTCAAAATAAAATTTGTTGCTTTACAAAATAACTAAAAAGCCTTATAGTGAATAAATGATATTCAGTTTGACGTTTTAATGACTTATTTTTTTAGTTAGCTTAGCAATAATTAAATATCGGAGAGTTCAGGAGGAGTCTGCCACCAGCAGGCTTTTTTTGTGTTTTTTTAGCTTAGGGATTCAGAAATTGATGTTTCTCACTTCGAAAAAAAAGGCATAATGAAATAGGTAGGTCAGCTATATGAAACAAAACAAAACATAACATAACATAACATAACGTTTACTTACGCAACTAGGAGAAAAATACACGGCTTATACATAATAGAGGAGGTTCTCCAATGACATTGATGCACTTAATGATTTTAGCCCCATTTCTTTTAGCTATCTTTATTCCCTTTTTTTATAAATACCTACATAAGGTACACACGGGGTGGATTGTTCTTATTTTACCAACATTATTGTTTATCTATCTGTTTCAATTCATCCCGTCCATCTCAGCTGGTGAAGTGGTTAGTGAGTCCCTCGCTTGGGTTCCTTCATTAGGCATATATTTTCACGTTTATATTGATGGATTGGGACTTTTGTTTGGTTTGTTAATCACAGGAATTGGTGCACTTGTAGTCCTGTATTCTATTTTTTATCTACAGCGTAAAGAAGAAGCTCTACATAACTTTTATGTGTACTTGTTGATGTTCATGGGAGCCATGCTGGGAATTGTTTTCTCTGATAATTTAATTGTACTCTACGTGTTTTGGGAGCTTACAAGCTTAGCTTCTTCCCTGCTCATAGCTTATTGGTACGGCCGTGAGAAGTCCGTATATGGAGCACAAAAGTCAATGCTTATTACCGTTACTGGTGGTTTTAGTATGCTGGCTGGCTTCACATTGCTTTATGTGATTACAGGTTCGTTTAGTATTAGAGAGATTATTGGATTAGTTGATGTTGTAACGGCAAGTAGTCTATTTCTACCAGCGATGCTTCTAATTCTATTAGGTGCTTTTACAAAATCGGCTCAATTCCCATTTCATATTTGGCTTCCTGACGCAATGGAGGCTCCTACACCTGTTAGTGCTTATCTTCATTCAGCGACTATGGTTAAGGCGGGGATTTATTTAGTTGCTCGATTAAGTCCTGTTTTTGCGGGAGCAGCGGAATGGTTTTGGATCATCTCTGGCTTCGGAATATTTACTTTATTGTGGGGATCTTTTAATGCTGTTAGACAGACTGATCTTAAAGCCATATTAGCTTTCTCTACGATCAGTCAGCTTGGAATGATTATGAGCATGCTGGGGCTAGGTTCGGCGGCTGTTCATTACGGATATCAAGAAGGGTACATGTTAGCTTCTGTAGCAGCTATCTTCCACTTAATTAACCATGCTACGTTTAAAGGGAGCTTGTTTATGGTAGTAGGGATTGTGGATCATGAGACGGGGACAAGAGATATTCGTAAGCTTGGGGGGCTAATGACCTTACTCCCAATTACGTTTACGATAGCCATCATTGGTTCCTTCTCCATGGCAGGTATCTATCCATTTAATGGGTTTTTAAGTAAAGAAATGTTCTTTACTAGCTTGCTTGAGGCACTAAAGATCGGTCAATTTAATATGCCTATGCTAGGCATTCTTTTCCCAATTGTTGCTTGGATAGCGAGCGTGTTTACGTTTATTTATTGTATGATTATTGTTTTTAAAACGTTTAGGGGTAAATATCAGCCTGAAAAGCTGGATCGAACTCCACATGAAGCACCGTTAGGTCTTCTCGCTTCACCAGTTATTCTAGCTGGTTTAGTCATTGTTTTCGGCTTTTTCCCGAACTTATTGTCTTATACGCTTATAGAGCCCGCTGTTCAATCCATTTACCCTAACGCTTTAAGCCCTGATCAGCGTTTAGATATCCATATAACACCTTGGCATGGCTGGAACACTGAGCTATGGATGACAATAGCTGTGGTTCTTATAGGGATATTACTGTACCTGACCTTTGCTAAGTGGAGAGGTATTTATGATTTTCTGCGTTTAAACAAAAGGGATCCCTTTGACTACGTTTATGACAAGTTGCTACACTGGCTTATTGCAGGATCGACGAAGGTCACCAATATTCAAATGACTGGTTTATTACGTGATTACTTTGCCTATATGGGGGTATTTATAGTTGCGATCTTGGGGTACGCCTTGTATCGCTATAATGCAATCAGCTTTGACATCGCAACTGTATCAGGAATTGATACGTACATGTGGATTTTAATAGCTGTTCTCATAGCTGTTACCATTTATATTCCATTTATCTCTAATCGGATTGTTGCTGTCATTGCAACGGGAGGTATTGGTTTCCTATTGGCCTTATTCTTTGTTATTTTTAGGGCTCCTGATTTAGCTCTCACACAGCTATTGGTTGAAATGGTGATGACAACTCTTTTCCTTTTGTGCTTCTATCATTTACCAGAACTACGCAAGGAAACCTTCAAGCCCGTGTTTAGAATAACCAATTTAATAATTGCTGTTGGAATGGGCGCGATCGTTACTTTAATTGGTTTGAGTGCTTATGCAATGAGCACCTCCAATCCACTGGCCCGTATTTCAGAGTATTTTATTGATAATTCCTATAAGCTGGCCGGTGGAAATAACATGGTTAATGTGATCTTAGTTGATTTTAGGGCC
This region of Bacillus horti genomic DNA includes:
- a CDS encoding TrkH family potassium uptake protein, translated to MKRIRSDISPPQFILIVFMILIFVGGGLLALPISASSGQSVGILDAFFTAVSAVCVNGLVVLDTGSTFSTFGQVVIMILIQIGGLGFMTFGVMVAILLGQRIGLRQRLILQQTTQSTSTQGMVKLSLHMALIAFVFEAIATAILTLRWQADLGLGQAIYYALFHSISAFNNAGFALWEDSLSQYVGDPIVNLTIITLFIIGGLGYIVVVDVIRKRSWRKLSLHSKVVLLASAILSIAGFLVIFLLESWNPATFSTLSLGEQSASAFFQSVTPRSAGFNTLDISQMLTASQFFIIILMFIGAASGGTGGGIKVNTFVVLILATLNTFRGGGQIHAFERKIAQDTVMRALAVVISSIACVLIVALLLTVTENLLEEHFLDILFEATSAFSTTGLSMGLTNELSPIGKIIVMITMFVGRLGPLTLAFALSQKKRASRIGYPEDHLLIG
- a CDS encoding potassium channel family protein translates to MKKQFMVIGLGRFGSSLTKTLIANGHEVLAVDKDEHAVQEMAAVATHALQADCTDEAVLRELGASNFTHAIVSIGEDLQSSILTTLLLKELNIPTVIAKAKNDMHGRVLKKVGADQIVYPERDMGTRLANQISSNNLIDYIELSPEHNLVELKAPPSMDGLSLKKLNIRANYGCTIMAIKKEQDINVSPKAEDEIHTGDILLIIGSNDEIRHLEKDYERKR
- a CDS encoding DUF3169 family protein, which translates into the protein MPFINLLVIFPAIICPSSSLVFQLSEQTTEHDDDLSKQISEKEWMVSKLLILTSLNTILTFVWATLAVGLASQGNTDPVAYHLVNIVLSFLLILITSMQFKKIMHQFNLLYPNKPINLDEKNGDRAYFEKLDEGEKWMVYKAAFKAFQSLDILFVIGIIVLLGYSMLVQFTPLPTLVLTLIWLGVKIIYFVETYKFYGKFTR
- a CDS encoding TetR/AcrR family transcriptional regulator, with amino-acid sequence MRRKKEEAQETIRKLIEIGRTHFTEKGFATASLEEIVQEAAMTRGALYHHFGSKKGLFQVVIEHIQSEVAEQVEVQAAQSGEDMWEQLLSGCRAFITTAVEPRNRRILLIDGPAVLGWEEWRKMDERNSMRLLRGQLEEMQQKGYLKEVPLVAMTHALSGALNEMSLWLAQLPDYERGLEEALTILNHLLKGFKS
- a CDS encoding Na+/H+ antiporter subunit A; translation: MTLMHLMILAPFLLAIFIPFFYKYLHKVHTGWIVLILPTLLFIYLFQFIPSISAGEVVSESLAWVPSLGIYFHVYIDGLGLLFGLLITGIGALVVLYSIFYLQRKEEALHNFYVYLLMFMGAMLGIVFSDNLIVLYVFWELTSLASSLLIAYWYGREKSVYGAQKSMLITVTGGFSMLAGFTLLYVITGSFSIREIIGLVDVVTASSLFLPAMLLILLGAFTKSAQFPFHIWLPDAMEAPTPVSAYLHSATMVKAGIYLVARLSPVFAGAAEWFWIISGFGIFTLLWGSFNAVRQTDLKAILAFSTISQLGMIMSMLGLGSAAVHYGYQEGYMLASVAAIFHLINHATFKGSLFMVVGIVDHETGTRDIRKLGGLMTLLPITFTIAIIGSFSMAGIYPFNGFLSKEMFFTSLLEALKIGQFNMPMLGILFPIVAWIASVFTFIYCMIIVFKTFRGKYQPEKLDRTPHEAPLGLLASPVILAGLVIVFGFFPNLLSYTLIEPAVQSIYPNALSPDQRLDIHITPWHGWNTELWMTIAVVLIGILLYLTFAKWRGIYDFLRLNKRDPFDYVYDKLLHWLIAGSTKVTNIQMTGLLRDYFAYMGVFIVAILGYALYRYNAISFDIATVSGIDTYMWILIAVLIAVTIYIPFISNRIVAVIATGGIGFLLALFFVIFRAPDLALTQLLVEMVMTTLFLLCFYHLPELRKETFKPVFRITNLIIAVGMGAIVTLIGLSAYAMSTSNPLARISEYFIDNSYKLAGGNNMVNVILVDFRALDTMLEVLVLGIAALGLVTLIKLRMQGKEDV
- a CDS encoding serine hydrolase, producing the protein MNQSSTKHISMIWSKTVVVALLALALAFSPMAQNIASANTGTEQPKALTTSSAEEFLEEFFSAAHIEPQYIGASVVIVKDGQVLAEKGYGYADTAAQLEVNPQETTFRVASVSKSINAIAVMQLVEQGNIDLQEDIRVYLPSLTFDNPYSKPVTVEHLLAHTTGFEIRDPKPEDIHGDLERVVGIEEYVHKHMPPVVREPGSSYMYDNFASLLAGLLVEEVSGVPYQDYMDEHVFQPLGMNNSGFLLEGSLLEQLATGYDAAGQAMEVYTVTPTVMPHGGMISTAEDLGKFMIAFLNEGDSEELQLSAESIELMQEYRSEIHPLWPDTTNGFEASFQFPLAGSSSEILTKGGDLPGFSSYLFMIPEENTGVFLTYNQSGVLRNFFYSEFISTFFPQYSEPVDLAPFQPQSPEQLERLTGYYADLRLRSLVTTIQVGEDGALSISDGFLGPRALQQVDENLFVDPISNQFVAFQVDQNGKAEYLREPNLNPYGYAQKGEEAKGFSDVNEQHLYAPYILPLQSLGYYPNDSNLAFNPEHVLTRGEYVEQLLTVSGIPGSQTEQIAFPDVVGHPKASYIQMAYELGMITGDEKGNFGPDRVITRQEAATMNWRLLHSQYPPGAFDEIQLAGEVSEWAIPAVQMMLGLGLHGPEVEAKEDGSIDFLAKKELTKQEDAAILFMMFTQPTYLIAEQLVTSPAVDGVDEEEVEALEEDAA
- a CDS encoding helix-turn-helix transcriptional regulator — protein: MGELKNRVRELRARDRLSQGQLAEVIGVSRQTIAMIEKGDYSPSVVIALKIADVFKEQVESVFIWQGY